A window of Aerococcus urinae contains these coding sequences:
- the recD2 gene encoding SF1B family DNA helicase RecD2 gives MTVTEDYFIGEVEATFFSNPDNYYRVMRITVDDTNTLYSEKNIVVTGNFGTIQDGTTYQFFGNLVDHPKYGVQFKVSHYEGIKITSKDGLIKYLSSDDFPGIGKILAERVVNTLGEKTIDLIVNQPERLKEVKGLTKNKQQMLHEKVKANRGNEDTFIQLSEMGFSNHLAGKIYAKYQDEAVELIKENPYSLVKNIQGFGFQKADLLAQRLDFAYDSPLRIQGAITFSLETICYSNGDTYVKKEELFHQVLNLLNKSQMNLQMVDIQQVADSLSDLVDTNEVIATEEGYFLPSLYYAEKGIVKRLKRIKNERTQPKYENDNLANEIEESEAKLGIQYGPAQRKAITEALEEKLFILTGGPGTGKTTVLEGIIDIYCRLNNIRLGDYDPGDFPIRLAAPTGRAAKRMSETTGLVATTIHRLIGLTGEEDENSIITSDKETIEGDLLIIDEMSMVDTWLFFQLLEAVPDDMQIILVGDKDQLPSVGPGQVLSDLLRSQTIAWRELDEIFRQNANSTITLLAHDIKNGEMPADLTQNKADRSFFRVDYFHLADFIAAVAKRALEKDYDVKDIQVLAPMYKGQAGIDQINQKLQESLNPNSDGNKRQLSHFNRLFRLGDKVLQLQNHAEMNVFNGDMGEIVAIFYAKETTSQSDEIVVDFDGNEVTYSRQDFNQLTLAYCVSIHKSQGSEFPIVILPLISQYQRMLQRNLLYTAITRAKQSLILCGEVQAFQSAIQTQASQRHTNLYRALLEEDELLPKLSSPSSEESLSQDQSTLTQEDESEDQQDKLGNSEIDVKVDWLTSALLESGQIDPLIGMDGISPYDF, from the coding sequence ATGACAGTAACGGAAGATTATTTCATCGGCGAAGTTGAGGCTACCTTTTTTTCTAATCCAGATAATTATTATCGGGTGATGCGGATTACGGTTGATGATACCAACACCCTTTACTCCGAAAAAAATATTGTGGTGACGGGAAATTTTGGGACTATACAGGACGGAACCACTTATCAATTCTTTGGTAACTTGGTTGACCACCCTAAGTACGGAGTACAATTCAAAGTCTCCCATTATGAAGGAATAAAAATTACCAGTAAAGATGGATTAATCAAATATTTATCCAGTGATGATTTTCCTGGAATTGGGAAAATACTGGCTGAACGTGTGGTCAATACCTTAGGTGAGAAGACTATTGACTTAATCGTCAATCAACCCGAACGTTTGAAAGAAGTTAAGGGCCTGACGAAAAATAAACAGCAAATGCTACATGAGAAAGTAAAGGCTAATCGTGGCAATGAGGATACCTTCATTCAATTATCGGAGATGGGTTTTTCCAACCATTTAGCAGGGAAGATCTATGCTAAATACCAAGATGAAGCGGTTGAATTGATTAAAGAAAATCCCTATTCACTGGTTAAAAATATTCAGGGTTTTGGTTTTCAAAAGGCTGATTTACTGGCCCAACGTTTAGACTTTGCCTATGACTCGCCTTTACGCATCCAAGGGGCGATTACTTTTTCATTAGAAACAATTTGTTATAGCAATGGGGATACTTATGTTAAGAAGGAAGAACTATTTCACCAGGTTCTCAATCTATTAAATAAAAGCCAAATGAATCTACAAATGGTTGACATCCAGCAAGTGGCTGATAGCTTGAGCGACTTGGTAGATACTAATGAAGTGATTGCGACTGAAGAGGGTTATTTTCTTCCTAGTCTCTATTATGCAGAGAAGGGGATTGTTAAACGTTTAAAACGTATCAAGAATGAACGAACTCAGCCTAAATATGAGAATGATAATTTGGCTAATGAAATAGAGGAAAGCGAAGCAAAATTAGGTATTCAATACGGACCAGCTCAAAGGAAGGCAATTACCGAAGCCCTAGAAGAGAAATTATTTATTCTTACCGGGGGACCGGGTACGGGAAAAACCACGGTTTTAGAAGGAATCATTGATATTTATTGCCGGTTAAATAATATCCGCCTAGGGGATTATGACCCGGGTGACTTCCCTATTCGTTTGGCAGCCCCAACCGGACGCGCTGCCAAGCGGATGAGTGAGACTACTGGCCTAGTAGCAACCACTATCCACCGTTTAATTGGGCTCACCGGTGAAGAAGATGAAAATAGCATCATAACTTCGGATAAAGAGACTATTGAAGGGGACTTACTGATCATTGATGAAATGTCCATGGTAGATACCTGGTTATTCTTTCAGTTATTAGAAGCGGTTCCTGATGATATGCAAATTATACTGGTGGGGGATAAAGATCAACTGCCCTCAGTTGGTCCGGGACAAGTACTGTCTGATCTCTTGAGAAGTCAAACAATCGCTTGGCGTGAGCTCGACGAAATATTTCGTCAAAATGCTAATTCAACTATCACCTTATTGGCTCATGATATTAAAAATGGGGAAATGCCTGCCGATCTTACCCAAAATAAGGCTGACCGGTCATTTTTTCGGGTGGATTATTTCCACTTAGCTGATTTTATCGCAGCGGTTGCCAAACGTGCCCTCGAAAAAGACTATGATGTTAAAGATATTCAAGTTTTGGCCCCCATGTATAAGGGTCAGGCTGGAATCGATCAGATTAACCAGAAACTGCAGGAAAGTTTAAATCCAAATAGTGATGGGAATAAACGCCAACTTAGCCACTTTAACCGTCTCTTCCGCTTAGGCGATAAGGTTTTGCAGCTGCAAAATCATGCTGAAATGAATGTCTTTAATGGGGATATGGGAGAAATCGTAGCGATATTTTATGCCAAGGAAACGACCAGCCAAAGTGATGAAATAGTGGTTGATTTCGACGGCAATGAGGTCACCTATAGTCGGCAAGATTTTAACCAATTAACCCTGGCGTATTGCGTCTCAATTCATAAATCACAGGGAAGCGAATTTCCTATCGTTATCCTCCCCTTAATCAGCCAATACCAACGCATGCTGCAACGCAATTTGCTCTATACAGCGATCACCAGAGCTAAGCAATCCTTAATTCTCTGTGGGGAAGTCCAAGCCTTTCAATCTGCTATTCAAACCCAGGCCAGTCAACGACATACTAATCTTTATCGCGCCTTACTTGAAGAAGATGAATTACTGCCTAAACTATCCTCGCCTTCAAGTGAAGAGAGCCTTAGTCAGGATCAAAGCACTCTGACCCAAGAAGACGAGTCAGAAGACCAGCAAGATAAGCTGGGTAACTCAGAAATTGATGTAAAAGTCGATTGGTTAACCTCTGCCTTACTTGAAAGTGGTCAGATTGATCCTTTAATTGGTATGGATGGCATCAGTCCTTATGATTTTTAA
- the mnmA gene encoding tRNA 2-thiouridine(34) synthase MnmA — protein sequence MNDKKNKKVVLGMSGGVDSSVSALLLKEQGYDVIGIFMKNWADTDENGVCTATEDYRDVQAVASQIGIPYYSVNFEKEYWDRVFEYFLDEYRHDRTPNPDVMCNKEIKFKAFLDYALDLGADYVAMGHYARVRTNDQGEVELLRGVDSNKDQTYFLNQLSQEQLQHALFPIGELEKSEVRQIAEDHNLKTAHKKDSTGVCFIGERDFNAFLSNYLPAKPGLMKTLDGQVMAEHHGLMYYTIGQRKGLGIGGTKVGNNEPWFVIGKNQAKNELYVGQGYHHPLLYADYLLASEVSFTSDHFPREDFTCTAKFRYRQKDIPVKVSFLSDDQLRVDFEEPVRAITPGQSVVFYQDEVCLGGATIDAAYKDDKKLQYQ from the coding sequence GTGAATGATAAGAAAAATAAAAAAGTTGTTTTAGGCATGAGTGGGGGAGTCGATTCCAGTGTTTCCGCGCTTTTGCTGAAAGAACAGGGATATGATGTCATTGGTATTTTTATGAAGAATTGGGCTGACACTGATGAAAATGGTGTTTGTACAGCAACCGAAGATTACCGGGATGTACAAGCTGTAGCTAGTCAGATAGGTATTCCTTATTATTCAGTCAACTTTGAAAAAGAATACTGGGACCGTGTCTTCGAATACTTCCTCGATGAATATCGTCATGACCGTACCCCTAATCCAGACGTCATGTGCAATAAAGAGATTAAATTCAAGGCCTTCCTCGATTATGCTTTGGACTTAGGAGCAGATTACGTGGCTATGGGCCACTACGCTCGGGTGAGAACAAATGATCAAGGCGAAGTGGAGTTGCTTCGTGGGGTTGATAGTAATAAGGATCAAACCTACTTCTTAAACCAACTGTCACAAGAACAATTGCAACACGCGCTATTTCCCATCGGCGAATTAGAGAAGTCGGAAGTGCGACAAATTGCTGAAGACCATAATCTAAAGACGGCCCATAAAAAGGACTCAACCGGGGTTTGCTTTATTGGTGAGCGCGACTTTAATGCCTTTCTTTCCAATTATTTACCAGCTAAACCAGGTTTAATGAAAACCTTAGACGGCCAAGTAATGGCTGAGCACCATGGATTGATGTATTATACCATCGGTCAGCGGAAGGGCTTGGGAATCGGTGGAACCAAGGTAGGTAATAATGAACCTTGGTTTGTTATCGGAAAGAACCAGGCTAAAAATGAACTCTATGTTGGCCAAGGCTACCATCATCCCTTGCTCTATGCTGACTACTTATTAGCCAGTGAAGTTTCCTTTACCAGTGACCATTTTCCACGTGAAGACTTTACCTGCACTGCTAAGTTTCGCTACCGACAAAAAGATATCCCAGTGAAAGTCAGCTTCTTGTCTGATGACCAGTTAAGGGTAGACTTTGAGGAGCCAGTTCGGGCGATTACACCAGGACAGTCGGTAGTCTTCTACCAAGATGAAGTTTGTTTAGGTGGAGCAACCATTGACGCTGCCTATAAGGATGATAAAAAGTTACAATACCAATAA
- a CDS encoding DUF1831 domain-containing protein, whose product MAFKEKEQLKGSQKIYQVHPNCKAYTLRDYGFTSTKAGNYQIEIPIRPEFQASHYLLLKVQIDKSVDKLQMNVTNKTGLKAVNVYQNSDMADLAKRLEEILADLVDKQVLAISED is encoded by the coding sequence ATGGCTTTTAAAGAAAAAGAACAATTAAAAGGGAGTCAAAAAATCTATCAAGTTCATCCTAACTGCAAGGCATATACTTTGCGGGACTATGGATTTACTTCCACTAAGGCAGGTAATTATCAAATTGAAATTCCTATTCGTCCAGAATTTCAAGCCAGTCACTATCTCTTATTAAAAGTTCAAATTGATAAATCAGTGGATAAATTGCAAATGAACGTCACTAATAAGACGGGGCTGAAGGCGGTGAATGTTTACCAAAATTCCGATATGGCAGATTTAGCCAAACGCTTAGAGGAAATTTTAGCTGACTTAGTTGACAAGCAAGTCTTAGCAATCAGTGAAGACTAA
- a CDS encoding cysteine desulfurase family protein — protein sequence MIYLDYAATTPMTQAVIEAMDQAMRENYGNASSTYRIGRQSHEQLTRVRENIAETINAQADDIIFTSGATESTNSALIQTAKRLAKQGRHIITTEAEHPSSYKTAKYLEKQGFEVTFLPFDEYGHISIEALKDAIKDDTIMVSIIAGNNEVGSVQDIQAIGDICQDHHLFFYTDVVQAYLNVPIDVEAMHIDGLCVSAHKFHGPKGVGFLYYRNAVSDFTPYLRGGGQEHGHRAGTENVPGIVAMGKAIEIAYQARDDHHQKLLELRKYFLKEAKERGLDFEINGPKEAELAHILNVYWPNHPSDQVLIKLDLKDVYVSAGSACSAGSLEPSRILVSMFGEESPRISQSIRISFGQLTTIEEIDEFLNILLSIA from the coding sequence ATGATCTATCTTGATTATGCAGCAACGACACCGATGACCCAAGCAGTCATTGAGGCTATGGACCAAGCCATGCGTGAAAATTATGGCAATGCATCAAGTACCTACCGGATTGGTCGCCAATCACATGAACAATTGACTCGAGTAAGAGAGAATATAGCGGAGACAATTAATGCTCAGGCCGACGATATTATTTTTACCAGCGGGGCAACAGAATCGACTAATAGTGCCCTTATACAAACCGCAAAACGTTTAGCAAAGCAAGGCCGTCATATTATTACCACCGAAGCTGAGCACCCTTCAAGTTATAAGACGGCAAAATATCTGGAAAAACAGGGCTTTGAAGTGACTTTTCTGCCCTTCGATGAATATGGTCATATCTCAATTGAAGCCTTAAAGGATGCCATTAAAGATGATACCATCATGGTTTCAATTATCGCAGGGAATAACGAAGTTGGCTCCGTCCAAGATATCCAAGCCATTGGAGATATTTGCCAAGACCACCACTTATTCTTCTATACGGATGTGGTACAAGCCTATCTCAACGTCCCTATTGATGTTGAAGCCATGCATATCGATGGCTTATGTGTTTCGGCCCATAAATTCCATGGCCCCAAGGGGGTTGGCTTCCTCTATTACCGTAATGCAGTGAGTGATTTTACTCCTTACTTAAGAGGGGGAGGCCAAGAACATGGTCATCGGGCCGGTACTGAAAATGTTCCTGGGATTGTGGCCATGGGTAAGGCCATTGAAATAGCCTACCAGGCTAGGGATGACCATCATCAAAAATTGCTTGAGTTAAGGAAATATTTTCTTAAAGAAGCCAAAGAACGGGGCCTAGATTTCGAAATCAATGGTCCTAAGGAAGCTGAACTTGCCCATATTTTAAATGTCTACTGGCCTAATCATCCTAGTGATCAGGTCCTGATTAAATTAGATTTAAAAGACGTTTACGTATCGGCTGGGTCAGCCTGCTCAGCTGGATCGCTAGAACCGAGTCGGATTTTAGTGTCGATGTTTGGTGAAGAAAGCCCCCGAATCAGCCAAAGTATTCGCATATCATTTGGTCAGTTGACCACAATTGAAGAAATCGATGAATTCTTAAATATTTTGTTAAGCATTGCTTAG
- a CDS encoding replication-associated recombination protein A — protein sequence MRPKALEEVVGQEHLVGPGKIIWRMVKAKQLRSMILYGPPGIGKTSIASAIAGSTKLSFRQLNAATDNKKALQEVVAEAKFSGGLILLLDEIHRLDKTKQDFLLPHLESGLLILIGATTENPYININPAIRSRTQIFELYPLEADHIKTAIDRALEDEERGLGKYPIRLSDEAKDYLANYSNGDLRSALNALELAALSTEENAEGQILIDLRVAEECLQKKAFDHDEDGDMHYDVVSAFQKSIRGSDVNAALHYAARLIEAGDLNSLCRRLIVCAYEDIGLANPEACQRAVIACQAAQKIGLPEARIPLAHAIIDLSLSPKSNSAIQAIDQALADIRSGKAGVIPKHLRDAHYSGAKDLGRGTAYKFPHDYPNHWVAQDYLPETLLDRQYYQACQTGKYEQALEQMRQMRKRQK from the coding sequence ATGCGGCCTAAGGCCCTAGAAGAAGTTGTTGGTCAAGAACACCTAGTTGGACCCGGTAAAATCATCTGGCGGATGGTTAAAGCGAAACAGTTAAGGTCAATGATTTTATATGGGCCTCCTGGTATTGGTAAAACATCCATAGCTAGCGCTATTGCTGGTTCCACTAAGTTAAGTTTTCGGCAATTGAATGCGGCGACAGATAATAAAAAGGCCCTCCAAGAAGTCGTGGCTGAAGCAAAGTTTTCCGGCGGTCTTATTTTATTATTAGATGAAATTCACCGCCTGGATAAAACTAAACAAGACTTTCTCCTTCCTCATTTGGAAAGCGGCCTACTGATTCTAATCGGGGCGACCACTGAAAACCCCTATATCAATATCAACCCTGCCATCCGGTCACGGACACAAATTTTTGAGCTCTACCCCTTAGAAGCTGACCATATCAAAACAGCCATTGACCGTGCTCTCGAAGATGAGGAACGTGGACTGGGCAAATATCCTATTCGATTAAGTGATGAAGCTAAGGACTACTTAGCCAATTATTCCAACGGGGATTTGCGCTCTGCACTCAATGCATTAGAACTAGCGGCTTTATCAACTGAGGAGAATGCTGAAGGCCAAATCCTGATCGACTTACGCGTAGCAGAGGAATGTTTACAAAAGAAAGCCTTTGACCATGATGAAGATGGAGACATGCACTATGATGTGGTGTCTGCCTTTCAGAAAAGTATTCGTGGCAGTGATGTTAACGCTGCTCTCCATTATGCTGCCCGTTTAATTGAAGCTGGAGATTTGAACAGCCTCTGCCGGCGGTTAATAGTATGCGCTTATGAGGATATTGGTTTGGCTAACCCCGAAGCCTGTCAACGGGCTGTCATTGCCTGCCAAGCTGCCCAGAAAATTGGACTGCCGGAAGCCAGGATTCCTTTGGCTCACGCCATTATAGATCTTTCTCTATCCCCTAAATCCAATTCAGCCATTCAAGCCATTGATCAAGCCTTAGCAGATATTCGTTCAGGAAAAGCTGGCGTCATCCCCAAACACCTTCGTGATGCCCACTACAGCGGGGCAAAAGATTTGGGAAGAGGAACTGCCTACAAGTTCCCCCACGATTATCCCAACCATTGGGTCGCTCAAGATTACTTACCAGAAACCTTGTTGGATAGACAATACTACCAGGCCTGCCAAACAGGCAAATACGAGCAAGCCTTAGAGCAAATGCGGCAAATGCGAAAAAGGCAAAAATAA
- a CDS encoding universal stress protein, producing the protein MYKNYEHILTPVDGSDEAELAFKKAVEVALRNDAELIITHIVDTRSIQTTTGYEGTLSDELVKQAKELLNDYKKYASEKGVKEIQTVIDYGSPKVQIAKELSKEYHADLIMIGATGLNAVERLFIGSVSEYVIRNANCDVLVVRTDLDNVKHEKGRKA; encoded by the coding sequence ATGTATAAGAATTACGAACATATATTGACACCTGTGGATGGTTCTGATGAAGCTGAATTAGCCTTCAAAAAAGCGGTAGAAGTTGCCTTACGTAATGACGCTGAATTAATCATTACGCATATCGTTGATACACGCTCGATTCAAACAACTACTGGTTACGAAGGCACCCTATCCGATGAATTAGTCAAACAAGCTAAAGAATTACTTAACGACTACAAGAAGTATGCATCGGAAAAAGGCGTAAAAGAAATCCAAACCGTCATTGATTATGGTTCACCAAAAGTTCAAATTGCTAAAGAACTTTCCAAAGAATATCATGCTGATTTAATCATGATTGGTGCAACTGGGCTTAATGCCGTGGAACGTCTCTTCATTGGTTCGGTTTCAGAATACGTTATCCGTAACGCCAACTGTGATGTCTTAGTGGTTAGAACTGATTTGGACAATGTTAAACATGAAAAAGGCAGAAAAGCATAA
- a CDS encoding MIP/aquaporin family protein — translation MATEVIGEFLGTLILVLLGDGVCANVNLARTKGHNAGWLTITIGWGLAVMVAAYASGYLSPAHLNPAVTIAFAIEGSTPWPSVPAYIIGQMLGAFLGAVILWLHYRDHFNVTEDPAMILGSFATAPEIYSPANNLITEAIGTFILTFGIMSFAQNDLAPGLSTALVGGLIVSIGASLGGPTGYAINPARDLGPRIAHAMLPIPHKGDSDWSYAWIPVVGPIIGSVIAAIVFQWIP, via the coding sequence ATGGCGACAGAAGTAATCGGTGAGTTCTTAGGAACACTCATTCTGGTCCTTTTAGGGGATGGGGTTTGCGCTAATGTTAATTTAGCACGAACCAAGGGACATAATGCCGGCTGGTTAACTATAACGATTGGCTGGGGCTTAGCGGTTATGGTGGCTGCCTATGCTTCAGGTTATTTAAGCCCGGCCCATCTGAATCCAGCAGTGACCATTGCCTTTGCGATTGAAGGTTCGACACCATGGCCCTCAGTGCCCGCCTATATTATTGGGCAAATGCTAGGTGCTTTCTTAGGGGCAGTGATTTTATGGCTTCATTATCGGGATCATTTTAATGTAACAGAAGATCCTGCCATGATATTAGGAAGTTTTGCCACTGCTCCAGAGATTTATTCACCAGCTAACAATTTAATCACTGAAGCAATTGGAACTTTTATTTTAACTTTTGGAATTATGTCCTTTGCTCAAAATGACCTGGCTCCTGGTTTGTCTACTGCCTTAGTGGGGGGATTGATTGTCAGCATCGGAGCTTCCTTAGGAGGACCGACGGGTTATGCCATTAATCCAGCCCGTGATTTAGGACCTCGAATTGCTCACGCAATGTTACCAATTCCCCATAAGGGAGATTCGGATTGGTCATATGCTTGGATACCCGTTGTCGGACCAATTATTGGTAGTGTAATAGCTGCCATTGTCTTTCAATGGATACCCTAA
- the glpO gene encoding type 1 glycerol-3-phosphate oxidase, with translation MTFSVKNRQQALTKLQERTLDLLVIGGGITGAGVALQAAASGLETGLIEMQDFAEGTSSRSTKLVHGGIRYLKNFDVEVVADTVSERAVVQQIAPHIPKPDPMVIPIYDEEGATFTMFRLKVAMDLYDSLAGVSDSSYANTVLSKEEVLQHVPGLKEEGLQGGGQYLDFNNSDIRLVIENIKRAHQDGALVASRVEAIGYLYDQEGKINGVKALDHLTNESFEIHARYVINTTGPWSDETRNLDEEDNRIEMMRPTKGIHLVIDASRLKVSQPVYFDSGYDDGRMIFVIPREDKTYFGTTDTDYTGDYKHPQVEEDDVNYLIGAVNNRFPEAKISIDDIESSWAGLRPLIAGNSASDYNGGDSGKINDQSFEDLIAVVKGYLNEEKTRDQVERTVANLEGSLSEETLDPSQVSRGSSLERDDNGLITLAGGKITDYRKMAAGAMEKIIKLLKEEYDKSFRLINSKTYPVSGGEINPANIEGEFSSYAQMGVKRGLSKEEAYYLAAFYGSNVPKVYALIDQVPEIEGLSLAETIMLYYALEEEMVLTPVDYFLRRTNYMLFMRDRLDHLLEPVVQTMSDYFDWDDQSRQAYQKELEEVLAKNDLVDLKKKANG, from the coding sequence ATGACATTTTCTGTTAAAAATAGACAACAAGCTCTGACCAAATTACAAGAACGTACCCTAGACTTATTGGTCATTGGCGGCGGAATTACCGGAGCAGGGGTTGCCTTGCAAGCAGCAGCGAGTGGGTTAGAAACCGGTTTAATTGAAATGCAAGATTTTGCGGAAGGCACCAGTAGTCGGTCCACCAAGCTAGTCCACGGTGGTATCCGCTATTTAAAAAACTTTGATGTGGAAGTGGTTGCCGATACGGTTAGTGAACGGGCAGTCGTTCAACAAATTGCCCCTCACATTCCTAAACCTGACCCCATGGTTATTCCCATCTACGATGAAGAGGGCGCTACTTTTACCATGTTTCGCTTGAAAGTAGCTATGGACCTCTATGATTCCTTAGCTGGGGTGAGCGATTCTAGCTATGCCAATACCGTTCTATCCAAAGAAGAAGTTCTCCAACATGTGCCAGGTTTAAAAGAAGAAGGCTTACAAGGTGGAGGCCAATATCTAGACTTTAACAATAGCGATATCCGTTTAGTAATTGAAAATATTAAAAGAGCCCACCAAGATGGTGCCCTAGTTGCTAGTCGAGTAGAAGCGATCGGCTATCTTTACGACCAAGAGGGCAAGATCAATGGCGTAAAGGCACTGGATCACTTGACTAATGAAAGCTTCGAAATCCACGCTCGCTATGTCATTAATACGACCGGACCATGGAGTGATGAAACCCGTAATCTCGATGAAGAAGACAACCGCATCGAAATGATGCGCCCTACTAAAGGGATTCACCTGGTTATCGATGCCAGCCGCCTAAAAGTCAGTCAGCCCGTTTACTTTGATTCGGGTTATGATGACGGACGGATGATCTTTGTCATCCCGCGGGAAGACAAGACCTATTTTGGGACGACTGATACCGACTATACAGGCGATTACAAACATCCTCAAGTAGAAGAAGATGATGTTAACTATCTCATAGGTGCTGTCAACAACCGCTTCCCTGAGGCTAAGATAAGTATCGATGATATTGAGTCATCCTGGGCCGGTTTAAGACCCCTAATTGCTGGCAACAGTGCTTCTGACTATAATGGTGGAGACTCAGGTAAAATTAATGACCAAAGCTTTGAGGATTTAATTGCTGTGGTTAAGGGTTACTTAAATGAAGAAAAAACACGAGACCAAGTGGAACGTACTGTTGCTAACTTGGAAGGTTCCCTATCAGAAGAAACCCTAGACCCTTCTCAAGTATCACGGGGGTCTAGTCTAGAACGTGATGATAACGGACTAATTACCTTGGCCGGTGGAAAAATTACCGACTACCGGAAGATGGCTGCTGGGGCTATGGAAAAAATTATTAAGCTCCTCAAAGAGGAATACGATAAATCCTTCCGTCTAATTAATTCAAAAACCTACCCTGTTTCTGGTGGGGAAATTAATCCGGCTAATATCGAAGGCGAGTTCTCCTCTTATGCTCAAATGGGGGTAAAAAGAGGTTTATCTAAGGAAGAAGCTTATTATTTAGCAGCCTTTTACGGATCTAATGTGCCTAAGGTATATGCCTTAATTGATCAAGTACCAGAGATTGAAGGCTTGTCTTTAGCTGAAACCATCATGCTCTACTATGCCCTAGAAGAGGAAATGGTTCTTACCCCCGTTGATTACTTTTTACGTCGGACCAACTACATGCTCTTCATGCGTGATCGCTTAGACCACTTACTTGAACCAGTTGTTCAAACCATGAGTGACTACTTTGACTGGGATGATCAAAGTCGTCAAGCTTATCAAAAGGAATTAGAAGAAGTACTAGCCAAGAATGACCTCGTTGACTTAAAAAAGAAGGCTAATGGATAA